The nucleotide window TAGATCTCCTCCGGCGGGCCGACCTGTTCGAGACGGCCCTCGTTCATCACCGCGATCCGGTCCGACAGGCTCATGGCCACCTCCTGATCGTGGGTGACGTAGAAGGAGGCCCCCTGTGTCTTCTCGTGAATCCGTCTGAGCTCCACCTGCATCAGTTTCCGCAGCTTGCGGTCCAACGACGAGAGCGGTTCGTCCAGCAACAACACGGACGGCTCGTTCACGAGCGCCCGTGCGAGGGCGACGCGTTGTTGCTGCCCGCCGGAGAGATCCGACGGGCTCCGGTCTGCGTAGCCGGCGAGGTCGACCAGTTCGAGGTACCCCTCCACGAGCTGTTCACGCCTCGTCTCGTCGACACCGTCCTTCTTCAGCCCGTAGCCGACGTTCTCGCCGGTCGACATGTGCGGGAACAACGACAGCTGCTGAAATACGAGGTTCGTCTCCCGCGCCTCCGGCGGGGTTCCGGACATCGACCGGCCGTCGATGTAGACGTCACCGTCCGTCGGCCGTTCGAACCCGCTTATCATCCGGAGCGTGGTCGTCTTCCCGCACCCCGACGGTCCGACGAGCGTGAAGAACTCCCCGCGTCGAACGGAGAAGTCGACTCCTTCGACGGCCGTCACGTCGCCGAACTCCTTGCGGACCCCGTCGAGTTCTACCAGCGTGTCTACGTCCGTCGACATCGTCTGTTCCTCTGTCACACGATACATTAACCTACCGGAGACACTGGTAGCGCTCTCACTGACTGTCGTCTATCTCTCGACAGGATAGGATTTATATCGAGAGGGTAGTAACGGCTACGCAGTATGTCCGAGACAAGCGTTACCGACACGCACGAGCCGACGAGCAGCCGACGCCGGTATCTCGCGGCCGTCGGTGCCGCCGGGGTCGCGGCGACCGCCGGCTGCGCCGGCAGCAGCGGGACGACGACGATCAACGTTCTGACCTGGGAGGAGTACGCCGATCCGGAGATCAGAGACCGGATCGAGTCGGAGCTGGACGTGAGCCTGGAGGTCACGAAGTCGACGTCCTCCTCGAAGATGTTCTCCTCGTGGAACTCCGGCCAGTCGGAGCAGTACGACATCGCCATCCCGAACAACAACTACGTCCCGAAGATGATGGACGCCGACCTGGCCGCGCCCGTCGAAACGGACGTGATGTCGAACTACGGCGACATCTACGACCGGTTCGACGCGTTCGCCGACACGCAGTTCACCGACGGGAACGAGATGTACGGCGTCCCGATCCGGTTCGGCTGGTACGGCTACTCGTACGACTCCCGTGAGATCTCCGAGGACCACGAGGAGAGCTACGACATGCTGTTCGACGAGGAGTACAGCGGGAACATCGTCATGTACAACGACCACTTCAAGTCGATGTCGGCGACGGCGTTGTACCTGGGGTACCAGGACGCCTTCGAGGGGTCGTCGATCACGCTCTCGGAAGACCAGCTCGCAGAGGTGAAACGGACGATGATCGATCAGAAGGAGATGCTCCAAGGGTACATCGCCGCCGACCCGACGTACATCAAGCAGTTCAAGCAGGGGAGCTTCACGATCGGCCAGTCCGGTCGCAACGAGATCGTCGAGATGTGGTCGAACGACAACACGTGGCCGCGGATGGCGACGCCGAAAGAGGGGTCGTTGGCGTGGTTCGAGGCCGCGGTCGTCTCGGCCGACTCCGAGAACAAGACCACGGCCTGGGAGGTGGTCAACGAGTACATCGGCGCAGAGAACGGCGCGACTCTGGCGAAGGTCGGCTTCTCCCCGTCGGTCAACCCGTCGACACAACAGAACCTCTCGGAGGAGGAAAACGAGATGTTCGGCTCCATCGACCCGTCCCGGCTCGACGGGATGATCCCGTTCAAAGCCGTCGAGAACGAGGAGGCATGGCTCACCGCCTGGGAGGAGATCAAGTCCGCCTGAGTGACGCCGACACGCGACGCGACGACCCGACTTCGACCGAGACTCTCTCACCGACCAGACACCGATAGATGACACGACCCACGACACACGACGATCCGACGGTCACGACGGACGAGACGTAACGATGGGGACACACAACGACACCGACGACGACACGCCGTTTCTCCGAACGGAGCTGGGGAAACTGCTGTCGACGACCGGTCCAGCGGGCGTGTGGCTCGGACTGCTGTTGGCGCTGCCGTTGACGTTCATGGTGACCGTGAGCTTCGTGAGCGTCGACGACAGCTACGACATCGTCTGGCAGGCGTCACTGGGGAACTACAGCCAGCTGTTCGCGGGACAGGGTGCGTTCTGGGAGAGCTCCTTCTTCGAGTCGCTGGTGTTGTCGTACGGTATCGCGGCCGTGACGACAGTGCTGTGTCTCGTGTTGGCGTTCCCGTTGGCGTACCTGTTGGCACGGAAGGGCGGTCGACTGTTCAAGATCGTCGTCTTCCTGGTGTTGTTGCCGTTCTTCACGATGTACCTGGTGCGGGCGTACTCGTGGCTGTTGATGTTCGGTCCCAGTGGCGTGTTGAACGACGCGCTCCTCCGGGCGGGAGTCGTCTCGGAGCCGCTGGCGATCTTCGACTTCGGTGTGCCCGCGATCGTCGTCGGCCTCACGCACGCCTACTTCCCGTACATGTTGTTGTCGCTGTACGCCAGTCTCGACGGGATCGACTTCTCGCTCGTCGAGGCAGCCCGCGACCTGGGTGCGTCTCGGGTGGAGGTGTTGACGGACGTGATCCTCCCGTTGTCGCTGCCGGGGATCATCAGCGGCAGCCTGTTCGTGTTCGTCCCGGCGCTGGGGGCGTTCGTCACGCCGCGGTTCCTCGGACAGGGGAAGGTGTTGATGATCGGCCAACTGATCGAGGAACGGATCAACTCACTGTACGCCATCGGCTACGGGAGCGCGGCGTCGATGTTCATCGTCGTGACCATCGTCGCCGCCTTCGCCGTGGCGTTCCGGTACGTGAGCGTCGACGAACTGGGGGGTGTCTGACGTGGCGACAGACGTCGACACCGGTGAGCCGACGGACGAACACGTCGGCCAGACCGGGACCGCCGGCGCGGGGAGACTGCTCGACCACGGCCGCCGCGAGTGGCTCTACAGCCGCCTGTTGTACCTCGTCGCCGGGCTCCTGTTGGTGTTTCTGTGGGTCCCGTTGGCGGTGATGATCTTCCTCTCGTTCGCGCGCAACGCCAGCACGCTGTTCCCGTTCGAGGGGTTCACCCTCCAACACTACACCGCGACGTTCGCCGACGCGGGGCTGATGCGTGCGTTGTTCAACAGTGCCCAGGTGGCGACCCTGTCGGCGAGTATCGCCACCGTGCTCGGTGTGTTGGCGTCACTCGCGTTGGCACGCCGGGAGTTCCGGCTCGAGCAACTGTTCCGCACGTTCGGTATCGTCCCGATGATCGTTCCGGGCGTGGTGTTCGGGATGGCGATGCTGATCTACTTCCGAACGCTGCTGTCCGCGCTGCCGGTCGTCGGCGACCTGTTCGTCCCCGGGTTCCTCACGCTGGTGTTGACCCACTCGGTCTACGGGTTCCCGTTCGTGTTGTTGCTCGTCTCCGCACGACTGTACACGTTCGACGAGTCGTTGGAGGAGGCGGCCCGCGATCTGGGTGCCGGCCCGTTGGAGACGTTCCGCGACGTGACGCTGCCGGTGGTCGCGCCGGCGGTCGGTGCTGGCTTCCTGTTCGCCTGGATTCGGTCGTTCGAGGACTTCATCCGGGCGTTCTTCGTCAAGGGGACGATGGACGTGTTGACGACGTCGATGTTCTCGATGATCAAGTACGGGGCCGCCCCGAAGATGAACGCCATCTCCTCGTTCGTCGTGTTCGTCGTCGCCTGTGTGCTCGCGGTCGCGATGAACCTCGGCAACGTCACCGACTACGTCGCTGGCGGCCCGGAGGAGTAGCTCTCACTCCTCCAGCTGCTCGTACGTCTTGTGCGCCCACTCGACGGCGAAGTCGGCGCCGTGATCGCGGTAGGCGGCGGTGTCGAGCGCGCCGAACGGCGCCGGCAGCTCCAACCCGTGTTTCACCGCGGCACAGGCGTACTCCGTGGCCTCGGGGAACGTCGTCTCCCCTCGCGCGATCTCGCCTGCGAGGTCGTCCAGCCGCCCGGCGAGCCGGTCGCCGGCGTCGACCCAGGCGTCGAACAACGCCGGGTGGGTCGGCAGCTCCCCGACCGACTCCGTCCCCGACACGTCGGCCAGCGCCGTCGCCGGGTCGGTCTCCGAGTCGGGGTCCCAGGACGCGAACACCTCACGCGTGTGGAGTCCGGCCCAGGCGTCGAACAGTGCGGCCGCGAGCTGGTAGGTGTCGGCCGGGTCCGTCGGTGTCGTCTCGGCGAGGTCGGTGTACGACGTGCCGAAGAACGGGAGGAACTGCTCGGGAACGCCGACGGCTAGCTCCACGAACGCCTCCGCCAGGAGGAACTGGAGGAAGTCGTCGGGCGTCCCCTCCGCACGGCGCTTCACCAGGACGGTCGGCGGCGTCGTCTGGCGGCTCCAGACGACGGTGCCGTCGCCGGGCGTCCCGATCGTGAAGTCCGTGCCAGCGTACCGACGCAGGATCTGGGGAGCGTCCGGCGGCAGCCACTCCGTCGGGTACGTGGCGGGGTCCAGCCCGTCGGCGAGCAGGCCCAGTTCCTCTGCGGTCTCTGGCGGGAGCGTCTCGAAGTCGGCGGCCACGTCGAGCACGAGACAGTCGGGGGCGTACGCCTCCTGGACGGCAGCAGCCGGCCCGGAGAGTGAACGGCTCTCGAACACGACCGGACGGACGGGCTCCGGAGACAAAAGGTGGCGCTCTCGGGCCGGGGTCAGGCGAACGCCTCTAGGAACACGATGGCGATAGCCAGCAGGGCGCTTGCGCCGACGACCCCCAAGACGACCTTCGTTGCCTGCGACATACTCCGACACTGTCGCCCCCCGCCTGTTAAAGGCTTCAGTTCGTCGCCACCGCGGGCGGCAGTCTCGGGCGCGGAACGAACGCTTAACTCCGTCCACGAGGTAGCTGGATGCATGCAACACGTGAAGGTTCCCGACGACCGAGTCGGCGTTCTCATCGGCGAGGGGGGTGAGACGATGCGACGGATCGAGAACCGGGCGGAGGTGCGTCTCGACATCGACTCCGAGACGGGCTCCGTCGGGATCGAGTCCGTGGGTGACCCCGTCACGGGGATGGTCGCTCCGGACATCGTTCGTGCGATCGGACGTGGGTTCACGCCGGACGCTGCGCTGTCGTTGTTGGATCACGATCTCCGACGCTTCGACCTGGTCGACCTCGCGGCCGAGACCCGCAACAAGAACGACCTCCGCCGCCAGAAGGGGCGGCTGATCGGCGAGGACGGCCGCACCCGCGAGCTGATGGAGGAACTGTCGGGCGCCGAGGTCGTCATCAAGGGGTCCACACTGGGCGTCATCGGCCAGCCGGAGGAGGTAGAGACCGTCCGCCGTGCCGCCGGGATGATCTTAGACGGCGCTCCCCACGGCGCGGTGTACTCGTTCCTCGAACGGAAACACAACGAGATCCACGGTGCGCCGGACCTGTCGCCGCCGAGTGCCGACGAGCCGTAGCGTGGTTACAGGTCCGCAGGGTCGACTCCGTCTTCCTTCATCCCCGCCACGTAGTCGTCGACTTCTCCCGGGCGGTCTACCGCGTACAGCCAGTTTCCGTCGGCTCGCTCCCAATTCAGTGGAGAGTGGTCGTCCTCACCCACCTTCCGTAGCATCGTTCTAGCGATCTCGTCGTCGAAGTCACCCTTCGTCAGCGTACTCTCGATAATCTCTCGTTCGGTGACCTGTCGGCACAGCGAGTGCTGAAGCGTCACTACGTTCGAGAGGAGCGCCCTCACGAACCCGCGTCTCGACTCTACACCCCCGCCGAATCCCATCGTACATGGACTTGTTTCTGGAGAAGAAGTAGCTAATGGTCCCCAGACGGGATAGACTGAAAAACCGGGAGGAGACAGTTTTTGTAGAGACTGTGAACTCAAGAGACATCCTCCCGCTCGGTGTCGTGTTGATAGCCCTGTCGCTCGTTGTCGTCGTCGGTCTGTTCCTCCGTGGGCGTGGGGTTCGAAACTGGCTCCAGATCGTCGAAATCGGCTCTAGCGTTGTGCTCTCTGCGTCGCTAGTGTTCGTGTACCTGAGCCAGAACAAGATTCTTCGGAAACACCGCCGAATGATGAGCGCCGGGTACTCACCTGTTGTCACTGTCAGAGACGTATCGTTGGTGGAGCGCGCCGGTAGTAAGTTCCCCGGTAGCGAACAGGGTTTGCTCCAGACTCTCGAGGTGACTGCTACTAACCGAGGTAACGACATTGCGGCGAATTTGGAGCTACGGTGTGTTCTCGACGACGGAGAGCAAGAGTCGAGTGGCCTCTTATGTAGAGGTTCCTCAAACACTACAGAACCACGAACTGTCTCTCTCCACCTCGAAGAAGAGTCAGACGGAGTCTACAGAGACGGCGGACCGGCGTTGCCTCCGACGATGGAGGAGTCGACGACACTGTACGGCCATGCCGGCGTGAACGCCGACGGAAGGTACTGCACGATCCCCAGAGCGGTCAAGAGAGCTGCGGAACGGGGCGCAGACAGAGTCCGTCTCGGCTTCGTCCTGCGGTACGACGATGCCTCTGGAAAGACGTACTCCGTTCTCCTCCGAGGGTTCGGGATAGACGACCCCGGAGAAGGAGTGTCGTTCGACGACCTGGCGAAAACGGGAACTGAACTCTACCGACGCGACCTCGACGGACGCATCGACGAAGAGCTCCAATCGGCCGAGTAGGCACACAGACTACTCGGAGTCTGTCTCGTTGAGCGGCTCTCCCGCCTCTCCAGCGTCGACGGTCCGTGTCGCCCGTGCTGGGAGTCCACCCGGATCGGTCACGTCCCCCGACCCGCTCCCGCTGA belongs to Halobaculum sp. MBLA0143 and includes:
- a CDS encoding ABC transporter permease, producing MATDVDTGEPTDEHVGQTGTAGAGRLLDHGRREWLYSRLLYLVAGLLLVFLWVPLAVMIFLSFARNASTLFPFEGFTLQHYTATFADAGLMRALFNSAQVATLSASIATVLGVLASLALARREFRLEQLFRTFGIVPMIVPGVVFGMAMLIYFRTLLSALPVVGDLFVPGFLTLVLTHSVYGFPFVLLLVSARLYTFDESLEEAARDLGAGPLETFRDVTLPVVAPAVGAGFLFAWIRSFEDFIRAFFVKGTMDVLTTSMFSMIKYGAAPKMNAISSFVVFVVACVLAVAMNLGNVTDYVAGGPEE
- a CDS encoding PotD/PotF family extracellular solute-binding protein, with translation MSETSVTDTHEPTSSRRRYLAAVGAAGVAATAGCAGSSGTTTINVLTWEEYADPEIRDRIESELDVSLEVTKSTSSSKMFSSWNSGQSEQYDIAIPNNNYVPKMMDADLAAPVETDVMSNYGDIYDRFDAFADTQFTDGNEMYGVPIRFGWYGYSYDSREISEDHEESYDMLFDEEYSGNIVMYNDHFKSMSATALYLGYQDAFEGSSITLSEDQLAEVKRTMIDQKEMLQGYIAADPTYIKQFKQGSFTIGQSGRNEIVEMWSNDNTWPRMATPKEGSLAWFEAAVVSADSENKTTAWEVVNEYIGAENGATLAKVGFSPSVNPSTQQNLSEEENEMFGSIDPSRLDGMIPFKAVENEEAWLTAWEEIKSA
- a CDS encoding ABC transporter permease, which encodes MVTVSFVSVDDSYDIVWQASLGNYSQLFAGQGAFWESSFFESLVLSYGIAAVTTVLCLVLAFPLAYLLARKGGRLFKIVVFLVLLPFFTMYLVRAYSWLLMFGPSGVLNDALLRAGVVSEPLAIFDFGVPAIVVGLTHAYFPYMLLSLYASLDGIDFSLVEAARDLGASRVEVLTDVILPLSLPGIISGSLFVFVPALGAFVTPRFLGQGKVLMIGQLIEERINSLYAIGYGSAASMFIVVTIVAAFAVAFRYVSVDELGGV
- a CDS encoding ABC transporter ATP-binding protein; translated protein: MSTDVDTLVELDGVRKEFGDVTAVEGVDFSVRRGEFFTLVGPSGCGKTTTLRMISGFERPTDGDVYIDGRSMSGTPPEARETNLVFQQLSLFPHMSTGENVGYGLKKDGVDETRREQLVEGYLELVDLAGYADRSPSDLSGGQQQRVALARALVNEPSVLLLDEPLSSLDRKLRKLMQVELRRIHEKTQGASFYVTHDQEVAMSLSDRIAVMNEGRLEQVGPPEEIYRSPASEFVADFIGDTNLLSATVERRDGEPVAVVDDGFTVPAPDADDGDEVTVSIRPEEFHLCEGGVCAATVRERFFQGDQTNYVLEPEGSVTTLQVVVQGRDTGVDTGERVGVRVEDGAPVVF
- a CDS encoding pre-rRNA-processing protein PNO1, which encodes MQHVKVPDDRVGVLIGEGGETMRRIENRAEVRLDIDSETGSVGIESVGDPVTGMVAPDIVRAIGRGFTPDAALSLLDHDLRRFDLVDLAAETRNKNDLRRQKGRLIGEDGRTRELMEELSGAEVVIKGSTLGVIGQPEEVETVRRAAGMILDGAPHGAVYSFLERKHNEIHGAPDLSPPSADEP